The genomic DNA TTTAAGTACTTCTCTCCAAACGCACCATCTAAACCAGCTCTAGTAACATTTCCATCTTCATCTGTACGCTCATAACCTATGGTTCTCATAGATATTCCTCCCATTGGATGTTCTCGCTTTGTTGTTTGCTCAACTATTAAACCGCCTTTAAAAGCTCCAAATTTTAACATTGGAAAATTGCGTATCCTTAAATAATCTGAATATCCTATATCTCTAGCCAACAAATAGTACCTGTTTTGTTTTGCTCTTGCTTTTCTTAAATTTTCTCTGTAATAACTTGCTGAACGTCCTGAGTACTTAGATAAAGAATCACATAACGGACCAATATTTTCTTGCCAAATTTTCTTTTTTGGTGTTTTTGTATCTATTCTAATATCGTATTTAGGAATTGAAGTAGCTAACAGATTTCCATTAACAGAATACACATTACCTCTGTTCGCTGGAATGATTTTATTCTCTACTGTTCTTTTCTCTGCAAGATCACGATACTTATCACCATTAACATATTGTATGGTTAATAATTTTACAACCACAGCAATGCCGAAGATGAACATACATCCAGCTACAAAATACAATCGGTTTAATATGTTCGTTTCGTTTACTGCCACGATAACTTAATCCCTTTGTTGTGGTTTTACAATTATTTTTTGAGGTGGAACCTCTGATGTCTTTAGACCTTTTTCTTTCATTTTTGCCGAGACAACAGATTCTTTTTTCAACTCCATTAGTCTTCCTCTGCCATCTATAAATGCAGAGCGCAGCTCTTTTGCTTCATTACTTAAGCGTGCTATTTCATGTACTTTTTTATCTGCACTATGCGAGCTCGCAATCATAACTATAGCTAAAACAGAAATAAAGAGAATCATTCTCCAATTCTTAAAAGAGTCTTCATTAACCAAAAACGTCCCTCGCAATATGCTATAGATATTTTTTTTCATTTATATTTTTTCTGCAATACGAAGCTTTGCACTTCTTGCTCTATTATTTATTTTTATTTCTTCTGCCGAAGGAATTATTAACTTCCCTACCTTTTTTAAAGGCACTTCAAATCTGCCAAAAACATCTCTTTCTGGCTCACCTTCAAATAATCCATTTCTTATAAAACGCTTTACCAATCTATCTTCTAATGAATGGTAACTTATTAAACTTAACCTTCCGTTAGGTTTTAAAATCTCTGGAGTTTGAGATAAAAACTCTTTTAAAGCTTCTATTTCTTGATTCACCTCTATTCTAATAGCCTGATAAATTTGGGCTAATATTTTATTTTCATGCTTTGGCGATAAAAACTTTTTTAAAATTGTTTTTAATTGGTCGCTTGTTTTAATCACTTCGTTTTTACGATAATCTACAATCAACCTTGCCATTGCTGGTGCTGCGCGCAACTCTCCATATTGCAATAACACCTGCTTTATCTGCTCCTCATCATATTCATTCACAACATGAAATGCAGACAAATCATTTTTTTGATTCATTCGCATATCTAAATCGGCTGCAAAACGAGTAGAAAACCCACGCTCGGCAACATCAAATTGATGTGAAGACACACCAAAATCCGCCAAAATCCCATCTACCTCTTTAACACCATGAAATCTTAAAAATCTTTTTATATATCTAAAATTTTCATGAATAAGTGTAAATCTCGGGTCATCTATTTTATTTTCAAGCGCATCTGCATCTTGATCAAAAGCAAACAATTTACCATGCTCACCAAGACGTTTTAAAATTTCTTTACTATGGCCGCCGCCACCAAAAGTAACATCTACATAAACTCCATTTGGCTTAATATCTAAACCATCTACAGTTTCGTTTAATAATACCGGATTATGATATTCCATCTCCATCATCGTCTTGTCCCATTACTTCTTCAGCTAAATCTGCAAAATCTAAAGCTGCGTCATCAATAGCTTGTTCATATTTATCTTTATCCCATATTTCAACAATATTAACTGCCGATGAGACTACAACATTTTTTACAATACCCGCAAATACAGTTAAATCTTTAGGTACCAACAACCTACCACTTGCATCCACTTCTACTATTTTTACTCCTGCTGTAAATCTGCGAATGAAATCGTTATTTTTTTTCTTAAAACGATTAAGCTTATTTACTTTCTGCATTAAAGCTTCCCATTCAGCCATTGGATACAATTCTAAACACTGTTGAAAAACACCTCTTTTTATAACAAAACCATTTTGTAAAACCGGAGACAACTGCTTTTTAAGCGCAGCAGGAAGCATTAACCTTCCTTTTGCATCTGCTTTGCATTCGTATGTCCCTATTAATGAATTCACTATGATTTTTTTGTATTACAACGTATAGAATTCAAATATATTGAATTTTTTACCACTTTTTACCACTTTTTACCACATTGTTAATAAGTTATCGACCATTACATGCTTACACTCGACATCGAGCACCTAAAAAACCATATAAACTCATCACTCTCAACCGCTTGAAGCATCAAAAAAATAATAATCAACAGGTGTTACTATATAGATTTGATTTTTACTTGTGAAGTAAATTAAGATTACTGTTATTTTTTATTTGAAATACCTATATTTGCTTTTAACTGAATGATTAAAATTGCATGGCGCATACGCTTAAAACTGAAGAAAAATACAAATACATTGAAGCTGGTGAAGGCACGCCAATAATTGTATTACACGGCTTAATGGGTGGCTTGAGTAACTTTGATGCTGTGATTAATTATTTTAGCAAGGAAGGCTTTAAAGTTATCATTCCAGAGTTGCCAATTTACTCTATGTCTTTAATCAAGACAAATGTGAAGGCTTTTGCAAAATACTTAGAAGATTTCGTTGCTTATAAAGGTTTTAAAGAAGTTATTATTTTAGGAAACTCACTTGGTGGCCATATAGGTCTATACTTTACAAAACTAAACCCTGAAAAAGTAAAAGCTTTAATAATAACGGGAAGCTCTGGTTTATACGAAAGCGCAATGGGCGGCGGTTACACTAAACGTGGTGATTACGAAGTTATAAAGAAAAAAGCACAAGAGGTTTTTTATGATCCTGCTGTTGCTACTAAAGAAATTGTTGATGAAGTTTACGAAACGGTTAACGACAGAAACAAACTCATAAAAACCTTAGCCATTGCAAAAAGTGCAATTAGACATAATATGGCAAAGGACCTACCAAAAATGAATATTCCTACTTGTATTATTTGGGGAAAAAACGATACCGTTACACCTCCAGATGTTGCAGATGAATTTCATAATTTACTTCCAGATTCAGATTTATTTTGGATTGATAAATGTGGGCATGCTGCTATGATGGAGCATCCAACACGATTTAACGAAATTCTACACGATTGGTTTAAAGCGCGTTCTTTTTAAGAACCACTGTACAATTAAATCCTTTTACATATATTATCTTGGCTACTTACACTTATGTAGTTACCTTTGCCTGTAGTATTAATTAAAAAAGATTTCCGCTTTTTAGGAAACGTAAATACCATGAAAATAAAGTCTGCCGAGTTTGTTATAAGTAATTCTGAAGTTTCTAAATGTCCAAAAGATATGTTACCAGAATATGCTTTTATTGGCAGAAGTAATGTTGGTAAATCTTCTTTAATAAATATGCTTACCAGCAGAAAAAGTTTAGCAAAAACCTCTGGACGCCCAGGAAAAACACAATTAATAAATCATTTTATTATTAATAAGGAATGGTACCTGGTTGATTTACCTGGTTATGGCTATGCAAGAGTTTCAAAAAGTACAAAAAAGGTATTTCAGAAATTTATAACTAAGTATTTTGAGCAACGCGAACAACTTGTTTGCGCTTTTGTTTTAGTAGATATTAGGCATAAACCACAACCTATAGATCTTGAGTTTATGCAGTATTTAGGTGAAGGCGGCATTCCGTTTTGTATTATTTTCACAAAAGCAGATAAGCTTAAACCTAATGCTATTACAAGGCATGTTGAGGATTACAGAAAAATCATGCTTGAAACCTGGGAAGAAATGCCTCAACATTTTATTACATCTAGCTCTAAAGATATTGGTAAAGATGATGTTTTAAATTTTATTGGTGAGCTTAATAAAAATATGATTAGTAAAGACGACGGTGTAATTTAATTATTATGAATCAAGAAGAGATTCATATTGTTCCTAAACTTTCAAAACCCATAAGACTTCAAGATTACGGTGTTGGTATTTTTAATTTAATTCCCACTAAATCTGCTTTAAAAAAAGCACTAAAAAAAAACCTTTTAACTGTAAATAATATTCCTGCAACAAGCGCTACATTTATAAAAGGAGAAGAAATAATTAAGCTTAACATTCCTGTAAAAAAAACTTTTAAAACAAAGCTTAAACTAAAGCTAGACGTTATATATGAGGATGAGTACTTAGCTATAATAAAAAAACCTGCTGGTATTTTAGTAAGTGGTAATAGCTTTAAAACCATTACAAATGCATTACCACAAAACTTAAAACCAAGCCAGCTTAAGGATGCTACTTTACCACAGCCTGTTCACAGGTTAGACTACCCGACTAGCGGACTGCTTTTAGTTGGCAAAACAAACACCAGTATAAGGTTTTTAAATAAACTATTTGAAACCAAAACCATAGAGAAAACATACTATGCTATTACTATAGGCAATATGCAGACACAAGGCATTATAAAAACTCCTATAGAAAATAAAATATCAATTACTCATTATCTAGTTGAAAACAGTGTTGATTCTAAAAGATTTGAAAAATTAAATTTAGTCAAGCTACAACCCAAAACAGGACGAAAACACCAGTTACGTATTCACCTTTCAAGTTTAAAAAATCCTATTTTAGGAGATAGAGAATACGGTATACCATCTTTAATACTAAAAGGAAAAGGTTTGTATTTACACGCTTACAAACTAAAATTTACTCATCCTTTTTCAAAAAAAATAATAGAAATAGAAGACGAATTACCAAAAAAATTCAAAAAGATTTTTGAAACCAAACAATAAGATGTTTTAACTTTTAACATCTAAAGCGTCGCGTAACGCATTACCAATAAGCATAAAAGCCATTACCAAAAACATTATACACAAGCCTGGAATTATAGCTAAATATGGTTTACCAAGTATTATGTAATTATAATGATCTTTTATCATTGCTCCCCAACTTGCCATTGGCGGCTGTGCACCAATACCTAAAAAACTTAAACCACTTTCAATTAATATAGCAGCTGCAAAATTTGCTGCACATATTACAATAACTGGCGCCATGATATTTGGCAGAATATGCTTTGTAATGATTCTAAAATCCCCAAACCCTAATGCTCTTGCAGCAGTAACATATTGCAATTGTTTTGCAGATATTATTTGACCACGCACTACTCTAGCAACTTCTACCCACATTGTTAAGCCAACTGCTATAAATACTTGCCAAAACCCTTTTCCCAAAGCTAATGTAATTGCTATTACTAATAATAATGTAGGAATAGACCAAGTAACATTTATAACCCACATAATAATAGCATCTATCTTTCCGCCAAAATAGCCTGCCACACTTCCCATAAAAACACCAATAATTAATGAGATAAAAACTGCTACAAAACCAATAAAAAAAGAAATGCGCGCACCTACTAGAACTCTACTTAGTAAGTCACGTCCATATTTATCTGTACCTAGATAGAAGGTTTTATTTGTAATTAATGATTCAGGATTTTTTCCTTCTTCTACTTTATATGTTTTTTCTATTCCTTTTAAACCATCTGAAGCATACTCAATATAGTTTATAGTTTGATTATTGATATTATATTCTTGTAAAGGAACTTCTGTTACTGTATTAATTTTCCCAAAGAACATCTTGTTAAAACTATTTTGATCACTTTTAATTTGAGATGGCAAAGACAATATTTCCACCTCAAATCCAGGTGATTTTGAATGTATTGAAACATGCATTTGATTTGCGTACTGAGAATTATCTGGCGCAAAGACATATGCAAAAATAGCTACAAGACCTACTAGTACAATAAACCAAAAACTTAAAACGCCCCAAAAATTCTTTTTGAACTTTTGGAGCGCTAATTGTGTTAATGAGTTGGTATTTTTACTCATTGTTTATTAATCTTTTACCGTGGCTACTTTCTTAATTTCGTAGGTCATTTTTAAATCGTCTAAAACGTTTAATGCTTCTTCAACATAAACATCTTTTGTTAAACTTTTATGCCAACGCGTACGTTTTTCTTTTAAAACAGTATCTTTTTCAAACATAGCAATCTCGTAAGGTAAAGACTCAAATGTTAGGTTTGTTTTATACTCATTTATTGGATCGAATTCTTTGGCCTTTTTCTCGTCTGCTTTTTGCTCTGCTTTATAGGTATTATAATTTAGAGAATAAGTATCGTCATCCATTTGTTCTTTAATCCATTTTGCATTTTTTTCAATTAATGCTAATTGAGGATTGTTTGCCATTCTAGCTTTACTATTACTAATTGTTGTTTCATAATCAAAATAACTGTTCCAGTAGTCGTATTTTACAGCATCAATTTTATCCCATTCTAAAGGATTATCTTGATCGCGTTCACCAATATCTACAAAACTGTAACGGTCTGGTACTACAACATCACTTTTAACTCCTTCTAATTGTGTTGACCCACCATTTATTCTATAAAATTTTTGACGTGTAATTTTTATTGCTCCTAAATCACCATGAGAACTATTACGCACCATTCTATTTAAATCTAGAATATTTTGTACTGTTCCTTTACCGTAAGTTTGTTTACTTCCTATAATAATAGCACGTTTATAATCCTGCATTGCAGCTGCTAAAATCTCTGATGCAGAGGCAGAAAGCTCATTTACCATAATTACTAATGGCCCATCCCAAACTATAGATTTGTCTTCATCTTCAAGCACTTCTTTTGGCTGGTTTGTAGATCGAACTTGTACAATTGGTCCATCTTTTATAAATAAACCAGCGATATCTACCACCGTTTTTAAAGAACCACCACCATTATTTCTTAAATCTAAAACTAAACCTTCAATACCTTGATCTTTTAATCTTTCAATTTCTTGTCTAATATCTGAAGCGGCGTTACGTTTTCCATAATCTTCAAAATCTATATAAAATTTAGGAAGGTTTATAAAACCGTATTTTTTATTATTTTTTTCTACTGTTGATGATTTTGCATATGTTTCTTCTAACTCAACTAAGTCTCTTGTTATTTTAATTTCTTTTATTGTACCATCAACCTTCTTCATTGTTAAAAACACATTGGTTCCTTTTGGTCCTTTTATAAGTTTGATAGCATCATCTATTCGCATACCAACAATACTAACTGCTGCTTTTTCTTTTTCTTGACGTACTTTTAGAATAACATCTCCAACATCTACTTGTTGACCTCGCCATGCTGGACCTCCTGAAATTACTTCTACAATTTTAATGTAGTCCATTCTTTTTTGTAATCTAGCACCAATACCTTCTAATTTACCAGAAATTTGCTGGTCGAAACGGTCTTTGTCTGTTGGCGCTAAGTATGATGTATGTGGATCAAACTCTTCTACAATTGCATTAACATACATTGAGAACCAATCTTTACGCTCCATATCCTCAATATAATCTGTATAATATGCGTCAAGGTTTTTAAGTGTTTCTCCACGAGCTTCTGCCTCTAATTCCTTAAGCGACTTTTTCTCTTTTACTGCTTCACCATTTACGGCAACTGTATCTCTTTCTTGAGATGTTATTAACTCATCGTAATTAGAAATTGTACTAAACTTTAATAATTGTCTCCAACGTTCTTTTAATTGTCTTTTGTTTTTAACGTATTCAATGTTTTCATAATCCGTATTAATTTCTTCGTTTTTATTAAAATCAAAAGGTTTATTTAAAACTTCTTTATAATAACTTTTTGCTTCAGCCATTCGTTGCACCAAACGTTCATTTGTAAGGTTAAAAAAAGCAACATCGTATTCTAATAGTTGATTATCGATTTCTGTTTTAAACTCTTCAAACTCTTCAATATCAGATTTTAAGAAAAAACGTTTTAATGGGTCTATTCTATTTAAATAAGTATTAAAAACATCTTTAGAAAACTCATCATTAAAATCTTTAGGTTGAAAGTGTAATTGCTCTAAAGCTAAAGTTATAATTTGAACAAGAAGTTTGTCTTTATTAGGATCGTTATTAACTTTTGATGTAAAACTACAAGAGCCAAACGCTAGTAAAAGTACTAGTATTAAAATATTATATTTCCTTTTCATATTGCTGTCTTATCTTATAATTACCTTAATATCTAAGGTAAAATTTTCACTAAAATAAAAGAAAAAACCGTGCCAACAATTTTATGCTCACCTAATTTTTTGTTAAACCACTTAAAATCTTTATTTACTTTAGAAATTATGTATTTTAGCACGTAAATAAAGGCTTAATGAATAAAAAACCTCTAATATTAGTTACTAATGACGATGGCATAACTGCTCCTGGAATTCGTACCTTAGTAAAAGTTATGAAAACCATTGGAGATGTAGTGGTTGTTGCTCCAGATAGTCCACAAAGTGGGATGGGACACGCTATCACTCTAGACGCTACGTTACATATTGAAAAAATACACATAGAAAGTGGAGATTACAATGCTTACAGTTGCTCTGGAACTCCTGCAGATTGTGTTAAAATTGCTATAAATGAAATTTTAGATAGACGTCCAGACCTTGTTGTTTCTGGTATAAATCATGGAAGCAACTCTGCAATAAACGTTATTTACTCTGGAACAATGAGTGCTGCTATTGAAGCTGGAATTGAAGGCATACCATCTATTGGATTTTCATTATTAGATTATAGCTGGAATGCAAATTTTGAAGCTTCGGAAAGCTATATAAAACAAATTGCTAAAAATGTTTTAAGAGAAGGTTTAATAGAAGGTGTAGTTTTAAACGTAAACATTCCTAATGTAGAAAAAAAAGATATTAAAGGCATCAAAGTTTGTCGTCAAGCAAAAGCGAATTGGGAAGAAAAATTCGATAAACGCAAAACACCACAAGGTAAAGATTACTATTGGTTAACTGGTGAATTTGTAAATTACGATAAAGGTGAAGATACAGACGAATGGGCTTTGGAAAACAACTACATATCGTTAGTTCCTGTTCAATTTGATTTAACAGCACATCATGCCATACAACAACTAAATACCTGGAATTTTAATGAATAAAAAAGCAATTATAATTGGCTTTATTTTAGGATTACTTACTACCTTTATTGGGATTTCTATTTACACTTTAATCATAGGGTTGCAATTAGATTTATCATCACAAGTTATAATAAATAAAATCCTATCGACAAGTGTTTTAGGAAAACGCGCAAGTATTGGTGTTTTATTAAATCTTCCTTTATTTTATTATTTTTTAAATAAGAAGATGGAAGATTATGCCAAAGGCGTTTTATTAGCAATAATTATAATAGCAATAATATTTATAGTAAATAAGTTTTAATAAAAGCCTATTTAAGGCGACTGTGACTACAAAAAAAACAAACTCATGAAATACTATATTATTTCTGGTGAAGCATCAGGCGATTTACACGCTTCTAATTTAATGAAAGCCTTACTTCAAGAAGATAGTAATGCCGATTTTAGATTTTGGGGTGGCGACCTTATGCAAGCTGTTGGCGGCACCATGGTAAAACATTACCGCGACCTTGCTTTTATGGGTTTTATAGAGGTTGTAATGAATTTAAGAACCATTACTAAAAACCTATCTTTTTGTAAACAAGATATTGAAACTTACAATCCAGATGTAATTATTTATATTGATTATCCAGGTTTTAATTTGCGTATTGCAAAATGGGCAAAAGAAAAAGGATTTAAAAACCATTATTATATTTCTCCTCAAATCTGGGCTTGGAAAGAAGGCCGAATTAAAGATATTAAAAGAGACGTTGATCAAATGTATGTAATCTTACCGTTTGAAAAACAATTTTACGAAGACAAACATAATTTTCCTGTTCATTTTGTTGGTCACCCATTAATTGATGCTATTGCAGACAGAAAACAGGTTGATGAATTTGAATTTAGAAAAACCCATGGTTTATCTACAAAACCCATTATAGCATTACTTCCTGGAAGTAGAAAACAAGAAATTACAAAAATGCTAACCGTTATGCTTAGCGTTGTTAATGATTACCCTGAGTATCAATTTGTAATTGGTGGCGCACCAAGTCAAGATTTTGAATTCTATAAACAATTTATTAAAGAAGCTAACGTTCACTTTTTAAGTAATAAAACTTATGATTTACTTAGTGTCTCTTCTGCTGCTTTGGTTACCTCTGGAACAGCAACATTAGAAACCGCTTTATTTAAAGTACCACAAGTTGTTTGCTATAAAGGAAATTGGATATCGTACCAAATAGGCAAACGTGTTGTTAACCTAGAGTACATATCATTAGTAAATTTAATATTAGACAAGGAAGCTGTTACAGAATTAATTCAAGACGACTTTAATACTAAAAAATTAAAAACCGAATTAAATAAAATACTTGATACGTATGAGCGTACTAAGTTTTTTATTAATTACTACGATTTAGAAAAAGATTTAGGAGGAAAAGGCGCAAGCGAAAACACTGCTAAATTAATTTATAATGCTATAAACATTGATGCTTAAATGCTAAAAAACGCTTTAATACTTTTACTTATTATTTTTTTATTTTCTTGCGGAAGCTCTAAAAACACAAGAGTTGTAACAAAAAAATCTAGAACACGCACTAGTAAAACTACAACCCAAAATAGTACTACAGCTAGAGAAATTCCATTAAAAAAAAATATTCCTGCAGCACCAATAATTGCTGAAACTATTATTAAAAATGCTGAAAAATTTAAAGGTACACGATATAAATATGGTGGTACAACCAAAAAAGGCATGGATTGTTCTGGTTTAATTTACACTGCTTTTAAAGAAGAAGATATTGCTTTACCTCGAGTTTCTAGTGCAATGGCTAAAACTGGAGATTGGATA from Lacinutrix sp. 5H-3-7-4 includes the following:
- a CDS encoding FtsL-like putative cell division protein, which gives rise to MKKNIYSILRGTFLVNEDSFKNWRMILFISVLAIVMIASSHSADKKVHEIARLSNEAKELRSAFIDGRGRLMELKKESVVSAKMKEKGLKTSEVPPQKIIVKPQQRD
- the rsmH gene encoding 16S rRNA (cytosine(1402)-N(4))-methyltransferase RsmH, with amino-acid sequence MEYHNPVLLNETVDGLDIKPNGVYVDVTFGGGGHSKEILKRLGEHGKLFAFDQDADALENKIDDPRFTLIHENFRYIKRFLRFHGVKEVDGILADFGVSSHQFDVAERGFSTRFAADLDMRMNQKNDLSAFHVVNEYDEEQIKQVLLQYGELRAAPAMARLIVDYRKNEVIKTSDQLKTILKKFLSPKHENKILAQIYQAIRIEVNQEIEALKEFLSQTPEILKPNGRLSLISYHSLEDRLVKRFIRNGLFEGEPERDVFGRFEVPLKKVGKLIIPSAEEIKINNRARSAKLRIAEKI
- the mraZ gene encoding division/cell wall cluster transcriptional repressor MraZ translates to MNSLIGTYECKADAKGRLMLPAALKKQLSPVLQNGFVIKRGVFQQCLELYPMAEWEALMQKVNKLNRFKKKNNDFIRRFTAGVKIVEVDASGRLLVPKDLTVFAGIVKNVVVSSAVNIVEIWDKDKYEQAIDDAALDFADLAEEVMGQDDDGDGIS
- a CDS encoding alpha/beta fold hydrolase, with protein sequence MAHTLKTEEKYKYIEAGEGTPIIVLHGLMGGLSNFDAVINYFSKEGFKVIIPELPIYSMSLIKTNVKAFAKYLEDFVAYKGFKEVIILGNSLGGHIGLYFTKLNPEKVKALIITGSSGLYESAMGGGYTKRGDYEVIKKKAQEVFYDPAVATKEIVDEVYETVNDRNKLIKTLAIAKSAIRHNMAKDLPKMNIPTCIIWGKNDTVTPPDVADEFHNLLPDSDLFWIDKCGHAAMMEHPTRFNEILHDWFKARSF
- the yihA gene encoding ribosome biogenesis GTP-binding protein YihA/YsxC → MKIKSAEFVISNSEVSKCPKDMLPEYAFIGRSNVGKSSLINMLTSRKSLAKTSGRPGKTQLINHFIINKEWYLVDLPGYGYARVSKSTKKVFQKFITKYFEQREQLVCAFVLVDIRHKPQPIDLEFMQYLGEGGIPFCIIFTKADKLKPNAITRHVEDYRKIMLETWEEMPQHFITSSSKDIGKDDVLNFIGELNKNMISKDDGVI
- a CDS encoding RluA family pseudouridine synthase, producing the protein MNQEEIHIVPKLSKPIRLQDYGVGIFNLIPTKSALKKALKKNLLTVNNIPATSATFIKGEEIIKLNIPVKKTFKTKLKLKLDVIYEDEYLAIIKKPAGILVSGNSFKTITNALPQNLKPSQLKDATLPQPVHRLDYPTSGLLLVGKTNTSIRFLNKLFETKTIEKTYYAITIGNMQTQGIIKTPIENKISITHYLVENSVDSKRFEKLNLVKLQPKTGRKHQLRIHLSSLKNPILGDREYGIPSLILKGKGLYLHAYKLKFTHPFSKKIIEIEDELPKKFKKIFETKQ
- a CDS encoding ABC transporter permease — translated: MSKNTNSLTQLALQKFKKNFWGVLSFWFIVLVGLVAIFAYVFAPDNSQYANQMHVSIHSKSPGFEVEILSLPSQIKSDQNSFNKMFFGKINTVTEVPLQEYNINNQTINYIEYASDGLKGIEKTYKVEEGKNPESLITNKTFYLGTDKYGRDLLSRVLVGARISFFIGFVAVFISLIIGVFMGSVAGYFGGKIDAIIMWVINVTWSIPTLLLVIAITLALGKGFWQVFIAVGLTMWVEVARVVRGQIISAKQLQYVTAARALGFGDFRIITKHILPNIMAPVIVICAANFAAAILIESGLSFLGIGAQPPMASWGAMIKDHYNYIILGKPYLAIIPGLCIMFLVMAFMLIGNALRDALDVKS
- a CDS encoding carboxy terminal-processing peptidase, encoding MKRKYNILILVLLLAFGSCSFTSKVNNDPNKDKLLVQIITLALEQLHFQPKDFNDEFSKDVFNTYLNRIDPLKRFFLKSDIEEFEEFKTEIDNQLLEYDVAFFNLTNERLVQRMAEAKSYYKEVLNKPFDFNKNEEINTDYENIEYVKNKRQLKERWRQLLKFSTISNYDELITSQERDTVAVNGEAVKEKKSLKELEAEARGETLKNLDAYYTDYIEDMERKDWFSMYVNAIVEEFDPHTSYLAPTDKDRFDQQISGKLEGIGARLQKRMDYIKIVEVISGGPAWRGQQVDVGDVILKVRQEKEKAAVSIVGMRIDDAIKLIKGPKGTNVFLTMKKVDGTIKEIKITRDLVELEETYAKSSTVEKNNKKYGFINLPKFYIDFEDYGKRNAASDIRQEIERLKDQGIEGLVLDLRNNGGGSLKTVVDIAGLFIKDGPIVQVRSTNQPKEVLEDEDKSIVWDGPLVIMVNELSASASEILAAAMQDYKRAIIIGSKQTYGKGTVQNILDLNRMVRNSSHGDLGAIKITRQKFYRINGGSTQLEGVKSDVVVPDRYSFVDIGERDQDNPLEWDKIDAVKYDYWNSYFDYETTISNSKARMANNPQLALIEKNAKWIKEQMDDDTYSLNYNTYKAEQKADEKKAKEFDPINEYKTNLTFESLPYEIAMFEKDTVLKEKRTRWHKSLTKDVYVEEALNVLDDLKMTYEIKKVATVKD
- the surE gene encoding 5'/3'-nucleotidase SurE; the protein is MNKKPLILVTNDDGITAPGIRTLVKVMKTIGDVVVVAPDSPQSGMGHAITLDATLHIEKIHIESGDYNAYSCSGTPADCVKIAINEILDRRPDLVVSGINHGSNSAINVIYSGTMSAAIEAGIEGIPSIGFSLLDYSWNANFEASESYIKQIAKNVLREGLIEGVVLNVNIPNVEKKDIKGIKVCRQAKANWEEKFDKRKTPQGKDYYWLTGEFVNYDKGEDTDEWALENNYISLVPVQFDLTAHHAIQQLNTWNFNE
- the lpxB gene encoding lipid-A-disaccharide synthase codes for the protein MKYYIISGEASGDLHASNLMKALLQEDSNADFRFWGGDLMQAVGGTMVKHYRDLAFMGFIEVVMNLRTITKNLSFCKQDIETYNPDVIIYIDYPGFNLRIAKWAKEKGFKNHYYISPQIWAWKEGRIKDIKRDVDQMYVILPFEKQFYEDKHNFPVHFVGHPLIDAIADRKQVDEFEFRKTHGLSTKPIIALLPGSRKQEITKMLTVMLSVVNDYPEYQFVIGGAPSQDFEFYKQFIKEANVHFLSNKTYDLLSVSSAALVTSGTATLETALFKVPQVVCYKGNWISYQIGKRVVNLEYISLVNLILDKEAVTELIQDDFNTKKLKTELNKILDTYERTKFFINYYDLEKDLGGKGASENTAKLIYNAINIDA
- a CDS encoding C40 family peptidase, with translation MLKNALILLLIIFLFSCGSSKNTRVVTKKSRTRTSKTTTQNSTTAREIPLKKNIPAAPIIAETIIKNAEKFKGTRYKYGGTTKKGMDCSGLIYTAFKEEDIALPRVSSAMAKTGDWIDLKEVREGDLLFFATQKNNRKVNHVGLVTYTSPGNVEFIHSTTSRGVLTSKLSEKYWYFAFVQARRVL